GGCGGTAGAAGAACTGCGGGAAAGCCTCCGCCCCCTCTACCAGAAATTAGGGATTGAACTTCCCCGCCCCTCTCTTATTGAAAAACTTCTCCGGGACATTCACCGGATAAAGCGGGCCTACGATGAAACCCTGAAAGAACTGTACACCAAGGTACGACCGGAAGAAGAGGAATTCGCCATCGTTCTTACGGGGCGACCCTATACGGCCCTGAGTAAGGGGATGAATAAGGGAATTCCCGATCTCTTTGCGGAACACGGCCTTAAAGTGTTTTTCCACGATATGCTGCCTCCATCTCAACAGTGGCAGCAGGAACATCAACTCCAGGCCTACCATTGGTACTATGCTTCAAAGGTGGTGGAAACCGCTTTGTATTGCCGGGATAACCCCCAGGTGTATCCGGTGCTGGTAACATCCTTTAAATGCGGACCCGATTCTTTTGCGATGGAAACCTTTAAACGGATCCTGGACGAGGCGGAAAANNNNNNNNNNGAACACGACTCGGCGGTGGGCTACGAAACCCGGGTAGAGGCGGCAGTTCGGGCCTTCCGCAATCATTTTTCGACCCTGCAAAGAAATGCATCTACAAAAGAGCCGGGCCAGACAAAAACTGCCCCGCAAGGCGAAGCAGTGGATACAGCCAGTTCCCCCGGTTCTAAGGGAAGCGCCCCGCCGGCGAAGATCTTCCCCCGGGATAAAACCGTACTTCTTCCCAGCTGGGATCCCCTGGTGTGCCAGCTCCTCACGGC
This genomic stretch from Thermanaerothrix sp. harbors:
- a CDS encoding acyl-CoA dehydratase activase-related protein, whose amino-acid sequence is MIHGQTAALLHSCDYVFMPIYLEAPPRQDQRPATNDGERRFYCNYSQYVPMLISVATGAPERLLRPLVYAPFGKSEQAVEELRESLRPLYQKLGIELPRPSLIEKLLRDIHRIKRAYDETLKELYTKVRPEEEEFAIVLTGRPYTALSKGMNKGIPDLFAEHGLKVFFHDMLPPSQQWQQEHQLQAYHWYYASKVVETALYCRDNPQVYPVLVTSFKCGPDSFAMETFKRILDEAE